The genomic segment TGGGCCGGCATCCGGGTCCAGCGTTCGCGGACGGCGGTGATCAGGGCCGAGGCGGCGTCGACGACTTTGGTGCGGTCGACCGCGAACGAGATCCAGCTCGGCAGGTAGCTGTACTGCATCGACACCAGAGCGGTGTCGCCGGTGTACATGTATTCGAGCGAGCTCGGCACGTCGTTGTCGACCCAGCCGGTGCCGGTGGGGGTGAACACGGCGATCACGTCGCGGTTCCAGGCTCCCGTACGGTCCATCTCCCGCACCACCAGCGCCGCGCGATCCTGCGCGGTGTCGGCCGACGAGAGCCCGGCGTAGATGCGGATGGGGTCGAGCGCGGGCCGGCCGGAGAACGCGGTGAGCGCGCTGACCGGGGGCGCCTTGGTCACGAAGTTGCGGCCCTGGCGGCCCAGCGAGTCCCACGTCACCAGCGAGCCCAGACTGCCCGAGCGCAGGGCGGAGGCCGGGCGCACGACGCCGTCGCCGGTGCCGCTGTCGGTGATCGCGGCGGAGCGGTCGGCGCTGGTGACGAGGTTGCTCAGCAGCAGGCCGTCGAACGCGGACCAGCTGAGCACGGTCACCACGACGAACCCGGCACAGTAGGCCGCCGATTCGGGCACCAGCCGTCCGAAGAGGCGGGCGAAGCCGTGCGCGGCCAGGCGCAGGCAGCGGGCCAGCAGCAGCAGCGCGCCGAAGGTCAGGATGCTGATGCCGACCGTACGCATCAGGTCGTACTCCTGCTGGGGCGGCATGCCCAGGCGCAGCCGCAGTTCGCGCTGCCAGCGGGTGCCGAGCCAGAGGAAGAGCAGGATCAGCGGGGGCACCAGGATCAGGAGCACGCGCCAGGCGATGCGTTCGACCCGGCGCGACGGCCACCATCTCAGGCGCACCACCGCCCCGATGGCCGTTCCCCCGGCGTACCCGAAGGAGGCGGTCAGGCCCGCGACGACGCCTTGCAGAAACCAGGGCCTCGGCAGCAGGGACGGCGTGTAGGTGAGGCAGTAGAAGACGGCGCACAAGCCGACGCCGGTCACGCTGAGACCGCAGCGGACGACGCGGCGGCTGCCCACGACGGTCGGGGCGGCGACGACTTCGCGCACGCGCCGCTGGGCCGGTATCAGGGGAGCGGCAACCAACAGTTTGCGCATTCGCGCCCCCGCTCTTGTCGCAGCCGTCGATATGCGTGACCCCAGCGCCACACGGGGTTACGTTGACCCGATGGCAGGATCTTCCGTTCGCTCCCGGGCCGCAAGCGCGTTCGAGGCCCTGCTTCCATCTTTGACCGCCGACGCCACCGAACGGCTGGGTCGTTCGGAGGCACTTGCCTTTCTTGCCCGATTCGAGACGCAGCTGCTCGACATCTACGAGCCGTTGGAGGTCGTCTACGGCACGGTGCCGCTGAACGACCTGGTGAGGACGGCTCTGGACGCGATCGCCGAGCGCCCGCCGGAGCTGCGTGAGCTGGATCGGCGGCGGGAGATCGATCCGCGCTGGTATCAGCGGGCGCGGCAGGTCGGGTACGTCTGTTACGCCGATCGGTTCGCCGGGTCGCTTCGTGCGGTGGCCGAAAACCCGGACCATCTTGACTATCTGGACGAGCTGGGCGTTACCTATCTCCACCTGATGCCGCTGCTGCAGCCCCGGGCGGGGGAGAACGACGGCGGGTACGCGGTGGCCGACTACCGCGCGATCGACCCCCGGCTGGGCACGATGGACGACCTGAGCGCGCTGGCGGGCCGGTTGCACGAGCGGAACATGAGCCTCTGCGTCGACCTCGTGCTCAACCACACGGCCCAGGAACACCCGTGGGCCGAGGCGTGGCGGGCGGGCGACCCGGCGTACGGGGACTTCTACATGTCCTTCCCCGACCGTGAGATGCCCGACGCGTACGAGCGGACGATCGTGCCGGTCTTTCCCGACCGCGCTCCGGGCAGCTTCACGCTCTTCGACGGCAAGTGGGTGTGGACGACGTTCTGGAGCTACCAGTGGGACCTCAACTGGGCCAGCCCGAACGTCTTCCGGGCCATGCTGGAGACGATCCTGTGGCTGGCCAACCGGGGTGTCGACGTCTTCCGCCTGGACGCCGTCCCGTTCCTGTGGAAGCGGCTCGGCACGACCTGCCTCAACCAGCCCGAGGTGCACCGGATCGTGCAGGCGCTGCGCGCGCTGACCCGGCTGGCCGCGCCCGGCGTGATCTTCAAGGCCGAGGCGATCGTGGCCCCGGACGACCTGGTGCCCTACCTCGGCGGGCACGACCGCTACCGGCCCGAGTGCGAGCTGGCCTATCACAACCAGCTGATGGTCATGCTCTGGAGCAGCCTGGCCACCAAGGACGCGCGGCTGATGACCCAGTCGCTGGCCCGGATGAAGCCCATCCCGGCCGAGGCGACCTGGGTCAGCTATGTGCGCGGGCACGACGACATCGGCTGGGCGATCAGTGCCGAGGACGCGTCGGCGGTGGGCTGGGACTGGTGGAACCACCGCAATTTCCTCAACGCGTTCTTCTCCGGCACGTTCCCGTCCTCGTACGCCCGGGGAGCTCTCTTCCAGGAGAATCCGGACACGGGGGACGCGCGGATCTCGGGCTCGGCGGCTTCGTTGTGCGGGATCACGGAGGACCCGGCGAGCTGGCCCCTGGGTGTGCGGAGGCTGCTTCTGCTGCACGCGGTGGCCTTCGCGTACGGCGGCATTCCGCTGATCTACATGGGTGACGAGCTCGGCCTGCGCAACGACGACTCCTACCGGCACGACGAGGCGCTGCGGGACGACAACCGCTGGATGCACCGCCCGCACATGGACTGGGCGGCCGCGGCCCGGCGGCACGACCCGGCGACGCTCGAGGGTCAGGTCTTCACCGGGCTGCGCGAGCTGGTGGCCGCCCGCAAGGACCTGCTCGCCCTGCGCGGCGGGGGCGAGACCGGGATCGTCGTCGTCGACAACGGTCACGTGTTCGCGTGGCGGCGCCGGCACCCGCGCAGCGGCACGTTCGTGGGGCTGGCCAACTTCAGCGAGCAGCCGCAGACCGTGGAGGCGGCCGCGATCGGGCACTACGGCTGGCTGGAGACCGCGCTGAGCAGCGACGGCCCTCTGGTCGTACGGGAAGGTCGTGCCTTTCTGCCCGGTTTGGGCTTCGCCTGGCTGATCGAACGCTGAGTTCTCTTACGTTCCGGCCCCTTCTGCCGATCTCAACCGGCGAGGAGGGGTGAATTCATGCGGCTGCGCAACTGGATCGCCGTGGTGGTCGGCGTCGTGTTGCTGGTCGCCGCGGGCGGAATCGGTTTCTGGGTCAACCACTCGGCCCTGCAGGCCGCCGACGACGTGCACAAGGCCGACTCGCGGGCGCTCGCCGTGAACAACGCGACGCTCGTCGGGCAGTTGCAGATGCTCTCGGCGGGTGAGCTGGGTGAGTTCCTCGCGGAGAACCCTCTGAACCTGGGGTCCGGCAACGCCGCCGACCGGGCCGCGCTGATCGCCTTCGCCGCCAAGAGCAGCACTTTCTCGTACGGGGCCCTGCTGACCGACCTGAACGGCAAGGTGCTCACCAGTTCGCGCGCCTCGGGACTGCCCGCCGCGGACAACACCGGCTGGCAGCCGCTGTTCGCCACGCTCAAGTCGGGGCAGAAGGCCGGCTTCTCCTCGATCATGGGCGTCGACGGCACGTACCTGGAGGCCGTCGGCGTGCCCGTGCTGGTGGCCGGCAACCCGGTCGCGGTGCTGATCGGCCTCAACAACGTCGCCACCACCGCGCTGCAGCAGTACACCGTGACGCTGAGCTCGGACGTGCACCTGACCGCGGTGGCCGACAGCACCGGCACGATCGCCGCCACCAGCCAGGCGAAGCTGCTCGGGACCCAGGTCGACCCGGCCGTACGGCGGGCGGTGACCTCCACCGACGAGGAGTTCGTGGAGTACTCCACGCTCGCCGGCACCGAGATGATCGCGATCGTCGTGCGCGGCCTGCCCGGCGGATGGTCGTACGCGCGCATCCAGACCAAGAAGTCGTTCGACGGCGCGGTGCACACCAAGAGCCAGACCCTCAACATGACGCTGGGCGCGATGCTGCTGATCGGCGTGCTCGCGATGGGTGTCCTCGGTTACCGCACGCAGATCCAGCGCCGCCGGGCCGACGAGCGGTTCCAGGCCCTCTTCCAGCACGCCCCCGACCTGGTCTCGGTGCTCGATGCCGACGGCCGGATCGAATACTCGAGCCCCAGCGCGACCGCCGTGCTCGGGTTCGCCGAGGGCCGGCTGGTCGGCAGCAGCGTCTTCGACATCGTGCACGCCGACCACCGCGACTACATGCGCGAGCAGTTCGGGGTGCTGCTCTCGCGCCGCGACGCCGTGCTGCGCCTGCAGTGCCTGGTGCGCTCGGGCACCGGCGAGTACCGGTGGTTCGAGTTCACCGCGTCCAACCAGATGCACAACCCGTCGCTGCACGGTGTGGTCATCAACGCGCGCGACATCTCCGAGAACCGCGCGTTCCAGGAGCGGCTGGCCCACGAGGCGCAGCACGACGCGCTGACCGGCCTGCCCAACCGCCGCCGCATGCAGGACGCGCTCGGCGCCTCCCTGCGCGAGCAGCCGGTGGCCGTGCTCTTCGTCGACCTCGACGGGTTCAAGCCGGTCAACGACGCCCACGGGCACGAGGCCGGCGACGAGCTGCTGCGCCAGGTGGCCGAGCGGCTCAGCGCCTGCGTCCGCGAGCGCGACGTGCTGGCCCGGGTCGGCGGCGACGAGTTCGTCATCCTGATGCCCGGCGTGATGGCGCCGGACGACACGGCGGCCATGAGCGACCGCATCCGGTACGCCCTGGAACGGCCCTTCCTCATCGGCGGCCACCAGGTGCGGATCAGCGCCAGCGTGGGCGAGCACCTCGCGGCCGGGGCGACCGATCCCGACGAGGCGCTGCGAGCCGCCGATCACGCCATGTACTCGGTCAAGAGGTCGCGCCAGGGTTATCCGCAGCAGCGGGTGGGGAGGCACCGCGCGGCGGACTGAACGGGCACACTAGGGACCTGACCCCTCCTTCGCGAGAACGGCGGTGCCGGCAGTGTCCAAGATCCTTTCGCGTCGCGACCTCGACTTCCTGCTGTACGAGTGGCTCGACGTCGAGGCGCTCACCGGCCGGGAGAGGTTCGCCGACCATTCGCGCGACACGTTCGACGCGTTCCTCGACGTCTCGGCGCAGATCGCCGAGCGCGACTTCGCCCCGCACAACCGGCGCTCCGACCTCGAGGAGCCCACGTTCGACGGCGTCCGGGTGTCGGTCATCCCCGAGGTCGCCGCGGCGCTCAAGGTCTTCAACGAGACCGGGCTGCTCAGCGCCACGATGGACGAGTCGGTCGGCGGGCTGCAGCTGCCGCACGTCGTGGCCCGGGCCTGTTTCGTCTGGTTCCAGGCGGCCAACCTCGCCACCTCGTCGTACTCGCTGCTCACGGCGGGCAACGCGAGCCTGCTGCTGCGGTACGGCTCGCCCGCGCAGATCGACCGCTTCGTCCGGCCCATGCTGGAAGGCCGTTTCACCGGCACCATGTGCCTGTCCGAGCCGCAGGCGGGTTCGGCGCTGGCCGATGTGCTGACCCGGGCCGAGCCCGTGGGCGACGGGACGTATCGGATCAACGGCTCGAAAATGTGGATCTCGGGCGGCGACCACGAGCTCACCGAGACGATTGTGCATCTCGTCCTGGCCCGGGCCGCGGGCGCTCCGGCCGGGGTGAAGGGGCTGTCACTGTTCATCGTGCCGAAGCACCACATCGAGGACGACGGCACGGTCGGCGAGCGCAACGGCGTGGCCCTGGCCGGGCTCAACCACAAGATGGGCTACCGCGGCACGACCAACGCCGTGCTCTCCTTCGACGACGCCACCGGCTACCTCGTGGGCGAGGAGGGCAAAGGCCTGGCCTACATGTTCCACATGATGAACGAGGCCCGGATCGGGGTCGGCTCGGGCGCGGTGGCGCTGGGCTACACGGGCTACCTGCACGCCCTCGACTACGCGCGGGAACGCACCCAGGGCCGCCCGGTGGCCGACAAGGACCCGGCGGCGCCGGCCGTGCCGATCGTGCGCCACCCTGACGTACGCCGGATGCTGCTCGCGTCGAAGGCGTACGTGGAAGGGGGTCTGGCCCTGATCCTCTACGCCTCGAAGCTGCTGGACGAGCCCTCCGACGAGAACGACCTGCTGCTCGACGTGCTGACGCCGATCGTGAAGGCGTGGCCCTCGCAGTGGTGCCGGCTGGCCAACGACCACGCGATCCAGGTCCACGGCGGCTACGGCTACACCCGCGAATACCCGGTCGAGCAGTTCTACCGCGACAACCGGC from the Paractinoplanes abujensis genome contains:
- a CDS encoding alpha/beta hydrolase gives rise to the protein MRKLLVAAPLIPAQRRVREVVAAPTVVGSRRVVRCGLSVTGVGLCAVFYCLTYTPSLLPRPWFLQGVVAGLTASFGYAGGTAIGAVVRLRWWPSRRVERIAWRVLLILVPPLILLFLWLGTRWQRELRLRLGMPPQQEYDLMRTVGISILTFGALLLLARCLRLAAHGFARLFGRLVPESAAYCAGFVVVTVLSWSAFDGLLLSNLVTSADRSAAITDSGTGDGVVRPASALRSGSLGSLVTWDSLGRQGRNFVTKAPPVSALTAFSGRPALDPIRIYAGLSSADTAQDRAALVVREMDRTGAWNRDVIAVFTPTGTGWVDNDVPSSLEYMYTGDTALVSMQYSYLPSWISFAVDRTKVVDAASALITAVRERWTRMPAHDRPKLLIFGESLGTYGTEKTFGTAAAMVEGADGILLEGPMFANPVHRELTAGRAPGSPVWDPSYPGLPVEFSSESHELRDLTGPPRKVVYMQNSSDPVVWWSPSLLWHKPEWLRGTRGPDVTPDMHWYPVITFWQTTVDLLFANKAPIGHGHVYKSGAVDGWAALAPPPGWTVADTVRLRTLLDT
- a CDS encoding alpha-amylase family protein is translated as MTADATERLGRSEALAFLARFETQLLDIYEPLEVVYGTVPLNDLVRTALDAIAERPPELRELDRRREIDPRWYQRARQVGYVCYADRFAGSLRAVAENPDHLDYLDELGVTYLHLMPLLQPRAGENDGGYAVADYRAIDPRLGTMDDLSALAGRLHERNMSLCVDLVLNHTAQEHPWAEAWRAGDPAYGDFYMSFPDREMPDAYERTIVPVFPDRAPGSFTLFDGKWVWTTFWSYQWDLNWASPNVFRAMLETILWLANRGVDVFRLDAVPFLWKRLGTTCLNQPEVHRIVQALRALTRLAAPGVIFKAEAIVAPDDLVPYLGGHDRYRPECELAYHNQLMVMLWSSLATKDARLMTQSLARMKPIPAEATWVSYVRGHDDIGWAISAEDASAVGWDWWNHRNFLNAFFSGTFPSSYARGALFQENPDTGDARISGSAASLCGITEDPASWPLGVRRLLLLHAVAFAYGGIPLIYMGDELGLRNDDSYRHDEALRDDNRWMHRPHMDWAAAARRHDPATLEGQVFTGLRELVAARKDLLALRGGGETGIVVVDNGHVFAWRRRHPRSGTFVGLANFSEQPQTVEAAAIGHYGWLETALSSDGPLVVREGRAFLPGLGFAWLIER
- a CDS encoding diguanylate cyclase domain-containing protein, translating into MRLRNWIAVVVGVVLLVAAGGIGFWVNHSALQAADDVHKADSRALAVNNATLVGQLQMLSAGELGEFLAENPLNLGSGNAADRAALIAFAAKSSTFSYGALLTDLNGKVLTSSRASGLPAADNTGWQPLFATLKSGQKAGFSSIMGVDGTYLEAVGVPVLVAGNPVAVLIGLNNVATTALQQYTVTLSSDVHLTAVADSTGTIAATSQAKLLGTQVDPAVRRAVTSTDEEFVEYSTLAGTEMIAIVVRGLPGGWSYARIQTKKSFDGAVHTKSQTLNMTLGAMLLIGVLAMGVLGYRTQIQRRRADERFQALFQHAPDLVSVLDADGRIEYSSPSATAVLGFAEGRLVGSSVFDIVHADHRDYMREQFGVLLSRRDAVLRLQCLVRSGTGEYRWFEFTASNQMHNPSLHGVVINARDISENRAFQERLAHEAQHDALTGLPNRRRMQDALGASLREQPVAVLFVDLDGFKPVNDAHGHEAGDELLRQVAERLSACVRERDVLARVGGDEFVILMPGVMAPDDTAAMSDRIRYALERPFLIGGHQVRISASVGEHLAAGATDPDEALRAADHAMYSVKRSRQGYPQQRVGRHRAAD
- a CDS encoding acyl-CoA dehydrogenase encodes the protein MPAVSKILSRRDLDFLLYEWLDVEALTGRERFADHSRDTFDAFLDVSAQIAERDFAPHNRRSDLEEPTFDGVRVSVIPEVAAALKVFNETGLLSATMDESVGGLQLPHVVARACFVWFQAANLATSSYSLLTAGNASLLLRYGSPAQIDRFVRPMLEGRFTGTMCLSEPQAGSALADVLTRAEPVGDGTYRINGSKMWISGGDHELTETIVHLVLARAAGAPAGVKGLSLFIVPKHHIEDDGTVGERNGVALAGLNHKMGYRGTTNAVLSFDDATGYLVGEEGKGLAYMFHMMNEARIGVGSGAVALGYTGYLHALDYARERTQGRPVADKDPAAPAVPIVRHPDVRRMLLASKAYVEGGLALILYASKLLDEPSDENDLLLDVLTPIVKAWPSQWCRLANDHAIQVHGGYGYTREYPVEQFYRDNRLNSIHEGTDGIQGLDLLGRKVIMRGGAGLQLLIGRIVTTAVAAPAELGQPVIALCDRLAATTRKLWAAGDPTSALANSTAYLEATGHLVIAWLWLSQLNAAAEKEGPFYDGKRLAARYFITHELPRIGPLLDLLDSGDTLLADLDDAVLG